The Pseudomonas alkylphenolica genomic sequence TCTCGGTCGGTGCTCCGATCGCCCGGGCCATCATTGGCAAGGAAGAGGGTGATACCGTGGTGATCAAAACGCCAAGCGGTACGGTCGAGTACGAGATTGTCGAAGTCAAACACATCTGACCGTCGCCGGGGCTTTGCAGCCGCCCCGGCAATCTGGCAACTGACCCAGGTGTTCTGGGTCGGTGGCCTGTGGATGCTGCATTTCGGTCTGCTGCCGGCGTTGGGCCAGATTGGCCTGGCGCCGCTGTTGATCGAGGATATTGGTAGCCTGATGGCATCGTTGCTGGTGGCGTTTGCGGCATTTTGCGCAGGCGTGCAGGCACTGGTGCTGATGCAGGCACAGGGCCTGGCCAGTCTGTGGCGGGACATGCGGGGGCAGTTGTTGTCGATGGCAATGCTGGCGTGCGTGGTGTATTTCGCCTTGCGCGTGGGCATGCCGGGGGAATTGCGCTGGCAGCTGTTCTGCTACCTGGTGTTGGGTCTTACCGGCTTGCTGCTGGTCATGCAGCCGGTGCCGGGCAGGGCGCGCAGGGCGCGCCACTGACCGCGGCGAACATCACTTGTAGCGATGGATGTTCGACAGCTGCTTGTTCGGCTGTGGGTTGCGGCGATAGATCAGTGCCTTTTTGCCGATGGTCTGTACCAGCTCGGCGCGACCGGCTTTGCACAGTGCGGCGATTGCGGCGGCACGTTCTTCCCGATCTTCCGAACGAATCTCGACCTTGATCAGTTCGTGATCGGCCAGAGCGCGTTCGAGTTCGGCGATAACGCCCTCAGTCAGCCCGTTGCCTGCCACAATCAGAACTGGTTTCAGGTCGTGGCCAATGGATTTGTACTGTTTCTTCTGCTCGTTATTGAGCGGCATAATCTGACCCTTGTGTCTGATTCTGTAAAAATGGCGGCCATTTTACCCGAGGGCCCGTGGATCCGCCCAGTTAATCACGACCCTAATCATCGAGGTGCCCAGTGGCGCGTTCCAAGACAAGCCTTGGCTGGCTGAAAGAACACTTCAACGATCCTTATGTCAAAAAGGCGCAAAAGGATGGTTACCGCTCGCGAGCGAGCTACAAATTGCTGGAAATTCAGGAAAAGTACCGGATTATCCGCCCTGGTATGAGCGTAGTCGATCTCGGTGCTGCACCGGGTGGCTGGTCGCAGGTGACCAGTCGTCTGATCGGCGGTCAGGGCCGCCTGATTGCCTCGGACATCCTGGAAATGGACAGTATTCCGGACGTTACCTTTGTCCAGGGTGACTTCACTCAGGACGAAGTGCTGGAGCAGATCCTTGCGGCGGTAGGTAATTCACATGTAGACCTTGTGATTTCCGATATGGCCCCCAATATGAGTGGTACGCCTGCTGTGGATATCCCCAAGTCCATGTTCCTGTGTGAACTGGCCCTTGATCTGGCGACCCGGGTACTCAAGCCGGGTGGGGATTTCCTGATCAAGATTTTCCAGGGCGAAGGCTTTGACGTATATCTGAAGGACGCTCGTCAGAAATTCGACAAGGTTCAGATGATCAAGCCTGACTCTTCGCGGGATCGCTCCCGCGAGCAGTACTTGCTGGCGAGGGGTTATCGCGGCGAGTAAGGCTTCAGGCCGGTGACTTTCAGGGTGCTCGATAGTTATTTCCAATCGGCTGTCCTGCCTGACCTGGATGAACATCGTGTAGTCTAGGTTTCACAAAGGGTTACAGACGGCGCCTGCAGATGTGTAGGTTATGTAGTAAGTTAGGCCGGTGAATATCATGCGAGGCACGGCTGCGCCGTCAGCCGGCTTCAGAGGGTAGCTAATTGAACGATATGGCAAAGAACTTGATCCTGTGGTTGATCATCGCGGCTGTCCTGGTGACAGTGATGAACAACTTCTCCAGCCCGAATGAGCCACAGACCCTCAACTATTCCGACTTCATTCAGCAGGTCAAGGATGGCAAGGTCGAGCGCGTAGCGGTCGATGGCTATGTCATCACCGGCAAGCGTACCGATGGCGACAGCTTCAAGACCATCCGTCCGGCCATCCAGGACAACGGCCTGATCGGTGATCTGGTCGACAACCATGTCGTGGTCGAGGGCAAGCAGCCTGAGCAACAGTCCATCTGGACCCAACTGCTGGTCGCCAGCTTCCCGATCCTGGTGATCATTGCCGTATTCATGTTCTTCATGCGCCAGATGCAAGGTGGTGCAGGCGGCAAGGGCGGGCCGATGAGCTTCGGCAAGAGCAAGGCGCGTCTGCTATCCGAAGACCAGGTCAAGACTACGCTGGCCGATGTCGCAGGTTGCGACGAAGCCAAGGAAGAGGTTGGCGAACTGGTAGAGTTCCTGCGCGATCCAGGCAAGTTCCAGCGCCTGGGTGGCCGCATTCCCCGTGGCGTGCTGATGGTCGGCCCGCCGGGTACCGGTAAAACCTTGCTGGCCAAGGCCATTGCCGGTGAAGCCAAGGTTCCGTTCTTCACCATCTCCGGTTCCGACTTCGTCGAAATGTTCGTCGGTGTCGGCGCCAGCCGTGTTCGCGACATGTTCGAGCAGGCCAAGAAACACGCACCGTGCATCATCTTCATCGACGAAATCGACGCCGTTGGTCGCCATCGTGGCGCCGGCATGGGTGGCGGTCACGACGAGCGCGAGCAGACCCTCAACCAGTTGCTGGTGGAGATGGATGGTTTCGAGATGAATGACGGCATCATCGTCATTGCCGCGACCAACCGTCCTGATGTGCTCGACCCGGCGCTGCTGCGTCCTGGCCGCTTCGACCGTCAGGTCGTGGTCGGTCTGCCGGACATTCGCGGTCGTGAGCAGATCCTCAAGGTGCACATGCGCAAAGTGCCGGTCGGCGACAACGTCAACCCGGCAGTCATCGCTCGTGGTACCCCTGGTTTCTCCGGTGCCGACCTTGCCAACCTGGTCAACGAAGCCTCGCTGTTTGCTGCCCGTGGCGGTAAGCGCGTCGTCGAGATGAAAGAGTTCGAGCTGGCCAAAGACAAGATCATGATGGGCGCCGAGCGCAAAACCATGGTCATGTCCGAGAAAGAGAAGCGCAATACGGCTTATCACGAAGCGGGTCATGCCATCGTTGGTCGCGTCGTGCCTGAGCATGATCCGGTCTACAAGGTGTCGATCATTCCGCGTGGTCGCGCCCTGGGCGTCACCATGTTCCTTCCTGAGGAAGATCGTTACAGCCTGTCCAAACGTGCCTTGATCAGCCAGATCTGCTCGCTGTACGGCGGCCGTATCGCCGAGGAAATGACCCTTGGTTTCGACGGTGTGACTACCGGTGCTTCCAATGACATCATGCGTGCCAGCCAGATTGCCCGGAACATGGTCACCAAATGGGGCCTGTCGGAAAAACTCGGGCCGCTGATGTATGCCGAAGAAGAAGGTGAAGTCTTCCTGGGTCGCAGCGCCGGCTCCCAGCATGCCAGCGTCTCGGGCGAAACGGCCAAGCTGATCGACTCCGAGGTGCGCAGCATCATCGATCAGTGCTATGCCACCGCCAAGCAGATCCTTACGGATAACCGTGACAAGCTCGACGCTATGGCTGATGCGCTGATGAAGTACGAGACCATTGATGCCGAGCAGATCGACGACATCATGGCTGGCCGTACCCCGCGCGAGCCGCGTGACTGGGAAGATGGCTCGGGTACGCCTGCACCGCAGAGTGATCGCCCGGAATCGCCGATTGGCGGCCCGGCGGCGCAAATCTAAGGGCTTTTATGACGTCAAAGCAGTACCCAACCCGGTTGCCTTGCGGCAACCGGGTTCTTGATTTGTCCCGTGCCCATGTCATGGGTATTCTCAATATCACCCCCGATTCCTTCTCCGATGGCGGTCGTTTCACCCAGCGTGATGCGGCATTGCGTCATGCCGAGGCGATGGTGGCTGCCGGTGCGACCCTGGTCGATGTCGGTGGCGAGTCCACTCGTCCTGGGGCTCGAGCGGTGTCTGCGCTTGAAGAACTGGAGCGCGTTGCCCCGATCGTCGAAGCCATCAATCGTGAACTCGATGTGATCATCTCGGTTGATACCTCGACGCCAGCGGTCATCCGTGAGTCGGCCAGGCTCGGTGCAGGGCTGATCAACGATGTGCGTTCGCTCAGCCGTGACGGTGCTCTGGATGCTGCTGCCGCTACCGGTTTGCCAGTGTGTCTGATGCATATGCGCGGCGAGCCGGGTGACATGCAGGACAATCCGCATTACCAGGATGTCACGGCCGAGGTAGCGAGCTATCTTGAAGAGCGAATGGCGGCTTGCGCGGCCGTCGGCATCGACGCCGGGCGGATCATCCTCGATCCGGGCTTCGGCTTTGCCAAGACGCTGGAGCACAACCTTAGCCTGTTCAAACACATGGAAGCACTTTATCAGCTGGGGCGTCCCTTGCTGGTGGGCGTTTCGCGCAAGAGCATGATCGGCCTGGCCCTTGGTCGTCCGGTCGGAGAACGGCTCTATGGCAGCCTTGCCCTGGCTGCGCTGGCGATGACCAAGGGTGCG encodes the following:
- the folP gene encoding dihydropteroate synthase, which encodes MTSKQYPTRLPCGNRVLDLSRAHVMGILNITPDSFSDGGRFTQRDAALRHAEAMVAAGATLVDVGGESTRPGARAVSALEELERVAPIVEAINRELDVIISVDTSTPAVIRESARLGAGLINDVRSLSRDGALDAAAATGLPVCLMHMRGEPGDMQDNPHYQDVTAEVASYLEERMAACAAVGIDAGRIILDPGFGFAKTLEHNLSLFKHMEALYQLGRPLLVGVSRKSMIGLALGRPVGERLYGSLALAALAMTKGASILRVHDVAETADVVRMIAAVQTAE
- the yhbY gene encoding ribosome assembly RNA-binding protein YhbY, with product MPLNNEQKKQYKSIGHDLKPVLIVAGNGLTEGVIAELERALADHELIKVEIRSEDREERAAAIAALCKAGRAELVQTIGKKALIYRRNPQPNKQLSNIHRYK
- a CDS encoding MFS transporter, translating into MSKSNTSDRRRGFAAAPAIWQLTQVFWVGGLWMLHFGLLPALGQIGLAPLLIEDIGSLMASLLVAFAAFCAGVQALVLMQAQGLASLWRDMRGQLLSMAMLACVVYFALRVGMPGELRWQLFCYLVLGLTGLLLVMQPVPGRARRARH
- the ftsH gene encoding ATP-dependent zinc metalloprotease FtsH — its product is MAKNLILWLIIAAVLVTVMNNFSSPNEPQTLNYSDFIQQVKDGKVERVAVDGYVITGKRTDGDSFKTIRPAIQDNGLIGDLVDNHVVVEGKQPEQQSIWTQLLVASFPILVIIAVFMFFMRQMQGGAGGKGGPMSFGKSKARLLSEDQVKTTLADVAGCDEAKEEVGELVEFLRDPGKFQRLGGRIPRGVLMVGPPGTGKTLLAKAIAGEAKVPFFTISGSDFVEMFVGVGASRVRDMFEQAKKHAPCIIFIDEIDAVGRHRGAGMGGGHDEREQTLNQLLVEMDGFEMNDGIIVIAATNRPDVLDPALLRPGRFDRQVVVGLPDIRGREQILKVHMRKVPVGDNVNPAVIARGTPGFSGADLANLVNEASLFAARGGKRVVEMKEFELAKDKIMMGAERKTMVMSEKEKRNTAYHEAGHAIVGRVVPEHDPVYKVSIIPRGRALGVTMFLPEEDRYSLSKRALISQICSLYGGRIAEEMTLGFDGVTTGASNDIMRASQIARNMVTKWGLSEKLGPLMYAEEEGEVFLGRSAGSQHASVSGETAKLIDSEVRSIIDQCYATAKQILTDNRDKLDAMADALMKYETIDAEQIDDIMAGRTPREPRDWEDGSGTPAPQSDRPESPIGGPAAQI
- the rlmE gene encoding 23S rRNA (uridine(2552)-2'-O)-methyltransferase RlmE — translated: MARSKTSLGWLKEHFNDPYVKKAQKDGYRSRASYKLLEIQEKYRIIRPGMSVVDLGAAPGGWSQVTSRLIGGQGRLIASDILEMDSIPDVTFVQGDFTQDEVLEQILAAVGNSHVDLVISDMAPNMSGTPAVDIPKSMFLCELALDLATRVLKPGGDFLIKIFQGEGFDVYLKDARQKFDKVQMIKPDSSRDRSREQYLLARGYRGE